The [Eubacterium] siraeum genome contains a region encoding:
- the rpmA gene encoding 50S ribosomal protein L27 — protein sequence MIKISLQHFAHKKGMGSTKNGRDSESKRLGVKRADGQYVLAGNILVRQRGTHIHAGNNVGRGSDDTLFALTSGKVKFERLGKDRKQVSVYAD from the coding sequence ATGATTAAAATCAGCTTACAGCACTTTGCTCATAAAAAAGGTATGGGTTCTACAAAGAACGGTCGTGACAGCGAATCCAAGAGACTCGGTGTTAAGCGTGCAGACGGTCAGTACGTTCTCGCAGGCAACATTCTCGTTCGTCAGAGAGGCACACACATTCACGCAGGTAACAACGTAGGTCGTGGTTCTGACGATACATTATTCGCTCTTACAAGCGGCAAGGTAAAGTTTGAACGCCTCGGCAAAGATCGCAAGCAGGTTAGCGTTTACGCTGACTAA
- a CDS encoding ribonuclease III → MMYEIMTPAEAKALGGLTLAFFGDSVYEVYVREQIVKLGTMPVDKLHKKAVQYVNAGFQSYAYDVIADELTEEETEIFKRGRNATGNNVPRSSNPKDYRRATGMEALFGYLYLTGQNDRIKELFEKIYTSERT, encoded by the coding sequence ATGATGTATGAAATTATGACACCTGCCGAGGCGAAAGCTCTCGGAGGACTTACACTCGCTTTCTTCGGTGACAGCGTTTACGAGGTATATGTCCGTGAGCAGATAGTAAAGCTCGGCACAATGCCTGTTGACAAGCTACACAAAAAAGCTGTGCAATATGTAAATGCAGGATTTCAGTCCTACGCATACGATGTGATAGCAGATGAGCTTACCGAAGAAGAAACAGAGATATTCAAGCGTGGCAGAAACGCCACAGGAAACAACGTTCCACGCTCATCCAATCCTAAGGATTACCGCAGAGCAACAGGAATGGAGGCTCTTTTCGGATATTTGTACCTTACGGGACAGAATGACAGAATCAAAGAGCTTTTTGAAAAGATATATACAAGCGAGCGTACATAA
- a CDS encoding GNAT family N-acetyltransferase: protein MTIRKMANEELSQCVDVIRKSYETEAVAFGITEMNCPQHAAFITLDRLQMSAEWGYVFYGAFEDDELIACFAIENKDDSVYELHLFSVLPDKRYGGVGAKCLEFAKNEVFLMGGTVLNAGAIHQSVSVRNWYEKNGFKQKEIHRAAYLPFALGIMSCNVGE from the coding sequence ATGACTATCAGAAAAATGGCAAATGAGGAACTTTCGCAGTGCGTTGATGTCATTCGCAAAAGCTATGAAACGGAGGCTGTCGCATTCGGCATTACAGAAATGAATTGCCCACAGCACGCCGCCTTTATTACGCTTGACCGTTTACAGATGTCAGCGGAGTGGGGTTATGTTTTCTACGGAGCGTTTGAGGATGATGAGCTGATAGCCTGCTTTGCCATTGAGAATAAAGACGACAGCGTTTATGAACTGCACTTGTTCTCGGTGCTTCCCGACAAGCGATATGGCGGTGTCGGAGCAAAGTGCCTTGAATTTGCCAAAAACGAGGTATTCTTGATGGGCGGTACGGTACTTAATGCCGGTGCGATACATCAGAGTGTAAGCGTGCGTAACTGGTACGAGAAGAACGGCTTCAAGCAAAAAGAGATACACAGAGCGGCATATCTGCCTTTTGCACTCGGAATAATGAGCTGTAATGTCGGTGAGTAA
- a CDS encoding YitT family protein, producing the protein MKATTKRTLIDIAVIIISGFIFSCGLKTFTAPNDIAPGGASGICVAVAHLTGLSEGVLYFIVNVPLIVIGFIFLGRRLMFKTLLSIITITVATDYVFAYLPHYEGDEMLAAIFGGLLIGAGLGLCYSREGTGGGTDILNRLIYKRFPQISIGAITFATDFAVIVFATCVFGKIESALYAIIAIFVSSKMIDIIVYGSYEGKMLLIFSDKSEEIAQKIMTAGKGVTFLSGKGAYSGDEKQVICCAVRKNDYVKVKRYVKEVDESAFMIITSAKEVLGKGFKEIN; encoded by the coding sequence ATGAAGGCAACAACAAAACGCACGCTGATCGATATAGCGGTCATTATTATTTCAGGCTTTATATTTTCATGCGGCCTTAAGACTTTTACCGCTCCAAACGATATAGCACCTGGCGGCGCATCGGGAATATGCGTTGCCGTGGCTCATCTCACGGGACTGAGCGAGGGTGTTCTGTACTTCATTGTAAACGTTCCGCTTATTGTTATAGGCTTTATATTTCTCGGCAGAAGGCTGATGTTCAAGACGCTGCTTTCAATTATAACCATTACTGTTGCGACAGACTATGTGTTTGCTTATCTTCCTCACTATGAGGGCGATGAAATGCTTGCCGCCATATTCGGCGGACTGCTTATCGGCGCAGGACTCGGTCTTTGCTACTCCCGTGAGGGTACGGGCGGCGGCACGGATATTCTGAACCGTCTGATATATAAGCGTTTTCCGCAAATCAGCATAGGGGCTATAACATTTGCCACGGATTTTGCGGTTATTGTATTTGCAACCTGTGTTTTCGGAAAGATTGAATCTGCGCTGTATGCCATCATTGCAATCTTTGTTTCTTCCAAAATGATAGATATTATCGTATACGGAAGCTATGAGGGCAAGATGCTGCTTATATTCAGCGACAAATCCGAAGAGATTGCTCAGAAGATAATGACCGCCGGCAAAGGCGTTACATTCCTCAGCGGAAAAGGCGCATACAGCGGTGACGAAAAACAGGTAATATGCTGTGCGGTAAGAAAGAATGACTATGTTAAAGTCAAACGTTATGTAAAAGAAGTCGATGAATCGGCTTTTATGATAATCACAAGTGCCAAAGAGGTACTCGGAAAAGGTTTCAAAGAGATCAATTGA
- a CDS encoding ABC transporter ATP-binding protein/permease: MANERPPMRMMGRGGPPPHERMLMAEKPKNTKGTLKRLVGYIGKNRYLMILLLSVMLIITVLNLVAPYLQGLAIDKITVSNQRLNVDISGMLYCLIALGCVYLVNSLLTYFQGIFAAKLSQTTVKAMRKDLFDKISYLPIKYTDTHQHGDIMSRMTNDVENISNTVSQSIASLFSGVLTLVGCLVFMLYYSPMLTLVSLTSVVLTLIVTKNLTKFMRKYFPLQQTLLGRLNGHIEEMVSGYRTVAAYSKEKKACEEFGEISDELQKAAIKAQICGGIMGPCMNVISNISFLLVAGFGAYFLIIDFNPLALKGIMTVGTIQAFLQYTKNFTRPINEIAQQYSSIQTAIAGAERVFEIMDTEPESDEGTDKDFSIDNVRGDLMFKNIDFSYVQGEKVLHDFDLWIKSGQKLAIVGATGSGKTTVVNLLTRFYDIDGGSITLDGESIYDIPKKKLRGSIGIVLQDTVIFNDTIMQNIRYGRLDATDEEVIAAAKTAKVADFAEKMADGYDTMLTEGGGNLSQGQRQLIAIARAVLADPKILILDEATSSIDTRTEVHIQEAMLALMKGRTSLIIAHRLSTIRDADKIVVIDGGKVVEAGNHEKLLSENGAYARLYNTQFAGIKT, encoded by the coding sequence ATGGCTAATGAACGTCCTCCTATGAGAATGATGGGCAGAGGAGGCCCTCCGCCCCACGAAAGAATGCTTATGGCTGAAAAGCCTAAGAACACAAAAGGCACGTTGAAAAGGCTTGTCGGCTATATCGGAAAGAACAGATATCTTATGATACTGCTTTTATCCGTTATGCTGATAATCACTGTGCTGAACCTTGTCGCACCCTATCTTCAGGGTCTTGCTATTGATAAGATAACCGTTTCAAATCAGAGATTAAACGTAGATATAAGCGGTATGCTATACTGCCTTATAGCACTCGGATGTGTGTATCTTGTAAACTCGCTCCTTACATATTTTCAGGGTATATTTGCGGCAAAGCTGTCGCAGACGACCGTCAAGGCTATGCGTAAGGACCTGTTCGACAAGATCTCATATCTGCCGATAAAGTATACCGACACTCATCAGCACGGCGATATTATGAGCCGTATGACAAACGATGTAGAGAATATCTCAAACACCGTTTCTCAGTCGATAGCCTCGCTGTTTTCAGGCGTTCTGACGCTTGTCGGCTGTCTTGTGTTTATGCTTTATTATTCGCCTATGCTGACGCTTGTCAGCCTTACATCTGTCGTTCTGACGCTTATTGTTACAAAGAATCTCACAAAGTTTATGAGAAAATACTTCCCGTTACAGCAGACGCTTTTAGGCAGACTGAACGGACATATTGAAGAAATGGTGTCCGGTTACAGAACGGTAGCGGCATATTCAAAGGAAAAGAAAGCCTGCGAGGAATTCGGTGAGATAAGCGACGAGCTTCAGAAGGCGGCGATAAAGGCACAGATATGCGGCGGCATAATGGGACCGTGTATGAATGTCATATCGAATATCAGCTTTTTGCTTGTTGCGGGCTTCGGCGCATATTTCCTTATAATCGACTTCAACCCCCTTGCACTGAAAGGCATTATGACGGTCGGCACGATTCAGGCATTCTTGCAGTATACAAAGAACTTCACCCGCCCCATAAACGAGATAGCACAGCAGTATTCTTCGATACAGACGGCTATTGCAGGTGCGGAGCGTGTATTTGAAATAATGGATACAGAGCCTGAAAGCGACGAAGGCACGGATAAGGATTTCTCGATAGATAACGTAAGGGGCGACCTTATGTTCAAGAATATCGACTTCTCTTATGTTCAGGGTGAAAAGGTACTGCACGACTTCGACCTGTGGATAAAGAGCGGTCAGAAGCTGGCTATTGTCGGTGCTACCGGTTCGGGCAAAACCACAGTCGTCAATCTGCTAACAAGGTTTTATGATATAGACGGCGGAAGCATCACGCTTGACGGCGAAAGCATATATGATATTCCGAAAAAGAAACTGCGTGGCTCTATAGGCATCGTACTTCAGGATACGGTTATTTTTAACGATACGATAATGCAGAACATCCGTTACGGCAGGCTTGACGCTACTGATGAAGAGGTAATTGCGGCGGCAAAGACAGCAAAGGTAGCCGACTTTGCGGAAAAGATGGCTGACGGATATGATACTATGCTGACCGAAGGCGGCGGCAACTTAAGTCAGGGACAGCGACAGCTTATCGCTATCGCAAGAGCGGTGCTTGCCGACCCGAAGATACTTATTCTTGACGAGGCAACATCGAGCATCGACACCCGCACGGAAGTACATATACAGGAGGCTATGCTTGCACTTATGAAAGGCAGGACAAGCCTTATCATAGCGCACAGACTGTCTACTATCCGTGACGCAGATAAGATTGTTGTAATAGACGGCGGCAAGGTAGTTGAGGCAGGGAACCACGAAAAGCTGCTCAGCGAGAACGGCGCTTATGCAAGACTTTACAATACCCAGTTCGCCGGTATAAAGACGTAA
- a CDS encoding YebC/PmpR family DNA-binding transcriptional regulator, producing the protein MSGHSKWSTIKRKKGEKDGARAKVFTKISREIIVAIKEGGGDPNNNAKLATLIQKAKSNNIPNDNIDRLIKKAVGGGEKNDYENCVYEGYGPNGVAVIVDCLTDNRNRTAGEIRHYFDKFGGNMGTSGCVSFMFSLKGIIVLDNEEGTIDEDKAMEDILEAGGDDFSFEDGCVEITTDPKEVENVANALRDMGYTVVSAEAEQVPSTYTTLTDEDQIKKMGLLLETLEDNDDVQNVWHNWDMD; encoded by the coding sequence ATGTCAGGACACTCAAAATGGAGCACCATCAAGAGAAAAAAAGGCGAAAAGGACGGCGCAAGAGCTAAGGTATTTACCAAGATCAGCCGTGAGATAATCGTCGCCATCAAGGAAGGCGGCGGAGATCCCAACAACAACGCCAAGCTCGCTACACTTATACAGAAGGCAAAGTCAAACAATATCCCCAACGATAATATCGACAGACTTATAAAGAAGGCTGTAGGCGGCGGAGAAAAGAACGATTACGAAAACTGCGTATACGAGGGCTACGGTCCTAACGGTGTTGCCGTTATCGTTGACTGCCTTACAGACAACAGAAACAGAACAGCAGGCGAAATCCGTCACTACTTTGACAAGTTCGGCGGCAATATGGGTACAAGCGGCTGTGTATCGTTCATGTTCAGCTTAAAGGGCATTATCGTTCTTGACAACGAAGAAGGCACCATTGACGAAGATAAGGCTATGGAAGACATTCTTGAAGCAGGCGGAGATGACTTCAGCTTTGAGGACGGTTGCGTTGAGATTACAACCGATCCCAAGGAAGTTGAAAATGTTGCAAATGCACTGAGAGATATGGGTTATACCGTAGTTTCCGCAGAAGCAGAGCAGGTTCCCTCTACATACACCACTCTTACCGATGAGGATCAGATAAAGAAGATGGGTCTTCTGCTTGAAACTCTTGAAGACAACGATGACGTACAGAACGTATGGCATAACTGGGATATGGACTGA
- a CDS encoding radical SAM protein, whose translation MHFVDAKSILSAKNGMNIYRGCTHGCIYCDSRSDCYNMQHDFEDVEVKRNAPELLEKALASKRRLCMIGTGAMSDPYMHCEEKLRLTRRCLEVIDRHGFGVTVLTKSDMILRDADLFCSINSKAKAVVQMTLTTYDEDLCRILEPNVCTTKRRYEVLEAMQKNGIPTVVWFTPVLPFINDTEENLRGILSYCFDAGVKGIICMGIGTTMRDGDREYFYSALDRHFPGMKQRYISQYGNEYICNSVNNGRLMSIFCNECEKHGVMYEPAKVFSYLYEFPEKNEQLSFF comes from the coding sequence ATGCACTTTGTAGACGCAAAATCAATACTGTCAGCAAAAAACGGAATGAATATCTATCGGGGCTGTACTCATGGCTGTATTTATTGCGATTCACGTTCTGACTGCTATAATATGCAGCATGATTTTGAAGATGTTGAAGTAAAGCGGAACGCTCCGGAACTTCTCGAAAAAGCACTTGCTTCAAAGCGCAGGCTGTGTATGATAGGCACAGGTGCGATGAGCGACCCGTATATGCATTGCGAGGAAAAGCTAAGGCTTACAAGGCGGTGTCTTGAGGTCATTGACAGGCACGGCTTTGGTGTTACAGTGCTTACAAAGTCGGATATGATTTTGCGTGATGCCGATCTGTTTTGCAGTATTAACAGCAAGGCAAAGGCGGTTGTACAGATGACGCTTACAACATACGATGAGGATTTATGCCGAATTTTAGAGCCGAATGTATGCACGACAAAACGGCGGTATGAGGTGCTTGAAGCAATGCAGAAAAACGGTATACCCACTGTCGTATGGTTCACCCCCGTTCTGCCGTTTATCAATGATACGGAAGAAAATCTGCGTGGTATTCTGTCGTACTGCTTTGACGCAGGCGTAAAGGGTATTATCTGTATGGGGATAGGCACTACGATGCGTGACGGCGACAGGGAATATTTCTACTCTGCGCTTGACAGGCATTTTCCGGGTATGAAACAGCGGTATATATCGCAGTACGGCAATGAGTATATCTGCAACAGCGTTAACAACGGCAGACTTATGAGCATATTCTGTAATGAGTGCGAAAAGCACGGCGTTATGTATGAACCTGCTAAGGTGTTTTCGTATCTTTATGAGTTTCCCGAAAAGAATGAACAGTTATCGTTTTTCTGA
- a CDS encoding glycoside hydrolase family 127 protein: MITQENIKVTAYKSDGFIGKYQKLIRDTVIPYQYSVLCDEAPDTEKSHVVKNFENAAKALHGEDVGDGFYGMVFQDSDAAKWIEAAAYSLALYPDEQLSATVDELIDKIAAAQDEDGYLDTYFTIKDREKRWQNLLEGHELYCSGHMMEAACAYYEATGKKKLLDVMEKNAEHIYKHFITEHNEGVPGHPEIELALMKMYRTTGNKKWLLLAEHFINKRGEDPHFYEKEAAKRDWSVWGNNPTSHDYQQSGKPVRAQSDATGHAVRAVYLYTGMAQLSAKCGDNALYDACKRLWESITRRRMYVTGGIGSTVIGEAFSVDYDLPPDTAYAETCASIGLMFFANAMLKNELIGEYADVMETAFYNTVLGGMQLDGKRFFYVNPLEVVPGISGVSPTHRHDLPVRPKWYACACCPPNAARLITSFGCYAYGENSDMGFCHLYADGEVKFENGMELICRTDYPYDMTVNYSVVKGGRLAVRIPGWSDTFTLVQNGEKLDIKQINGYVILAVKDGDEVQLTLSDTPHFVYPSVKIPAVSGMAAIRRGPLVYCFEDADNGNVLSLALKRGGKITVCEPDTDNPDGITRLKVEAVRFEDNNKPYSFDEPKTTDTPAVAVPYYTWGNRGENAMRVFMPLY, translated from the coding sequence ATGATAACACAGGAGAATATAAAGGTTACAGCCTATAAGTCGGACGGTTTTATCGGAAAATATCAGAAGCTGATAAGGGATACGGTAATTCCTTACCAGTACAGTGTATTATGCGATGAAGCACCTGATACGGAAAAGAGCCACGTTGTGAAGAACTTTGAGAATGCCGCAAAGGCGCTTCACGGGGAAGATGTCGGTGACGGCTTTTACGGTATGGTGTTTCAGGACAGCGATGCGGCAAAATGGATAGAAGCGGCGGCATATTCGCTCGCACTCTATCCCGATGAACAGCTTTCGGCTACCGTAGATGAACTGATTGACAAAATCGCCGCCGCACAGGACGAGGACGGCTATCTTGATACATATTTCACGATAAAGGACAGGGAAAAGCGCTGGCAGAACCTGCTCGAAGGTCACGAACTTTACTGTTCGGGTCATATGATGGAGGCCGCCTGCGCCTATTATGAAGCAACCGGCAAGAAAAAACTCCTTGACGTTATGGAGAAGAATGCGGAGCATATTTATAAGCACTTTATCACCGAGCATAACGAGGGTGTACCCGGTCACCCTGAGATCGAACTTGCTCTTATGAAAATGTATCGTACAACAGGCAACAAGAAGTGGCTTCTGTTAGCCGAGCATTTTATAAATAAGCGTGGAGAAGACCCTCACTTCTATGAAAAGGAAGCGGCAAAGCGTGACTGGTCAGTGTGGGGAAACAATCCTACGTCACACGACTATCAGCAGAGCGGCAAGCCTGTAAGAGCGCAGAGCGACGCTACGGGTCACGCAGTAAGAGCGGTATATCTTTATACCGGTATGGCACAGCTTTCCGCAAAATGCGGCGATAATGCCCTGTATGACGCTTGCAAAAGGCTGTGGGAAAGCATCACACGCAGAAGAATGTACGTTACAGGCGGTATAGGCTCTACCGTCATTGGAGAAGCGTTCAGCGTTGACTATGACCTTCCGCCCGATACCGCCTATGCAGAAACCTGTGCTTCTATCGGCCTTATGTTCTTTGCAAACGCAATGCTCAAAAATGAGCTTATAGGCGAATATGCCGATGTAATGGAAACCGCATTCTATAACACTGTTCTCGGTGGAATGCAGCTTGACGGAAAGCGCTTTTTCTATGTAAATCCTCTTGAAGTTGTACCCGGAATATCCGGAGTATCGCCCACTCATCGTCACGACCTGCCGGTAAGACCGAAATGGTACGCCTGCGCCTGCTGTCCTCCAAACGCAGCAAGGCTTATAACCTCATTCGGCTGCTATGCTTACGGAGAAAACAGCGATATGGGCTTCTGCCATCTGTATGCAGACGGAGAGGTTAAGTTCGAAAACGGTATGGAGCTTATTTGCCGCACAGATTATCCGTATGATATGACCGTAAATTATTCGGTTGTAAAGGGAGGCAGGCTGGCTGTAAGAATACCCGGCTGGAGTGATACCTTCACCCTTGTTCAGAACGGCGAAAAACTTGATATAAAGCAAATCAACGGCTATGTTATACTTGCAGTGAAGGACGGGGACGAGGTACAGCTTACGCTTTCGGATACTCCTCACTTTGTATATCCTTCCGTAAAGATACCTGCTGTAAGCGGTATGGCGGCAATAAGAAGAGGCCCGCTTGTATATTGCTTTGAAGATGCGGATAACGGCAATGTGCTGTCTTTAGCACTTAAACGTGGCGGTAAAATCACGGTATGCGAGCCGGACACGGATAATCCTGACGGAATTACAAGGCTGAAAGTTGAGGCGGTAAGGTTTGAAGACAACAATAAGCCCTACAGCTTTGATGAACCTAAAACGACCGATACTCCTGCCGTAGCTGTTCCTTATTATACATGGGGCAACAGGGGAGAGAACGCAATGAGAGTGTTCATGCCGCTTTATTGA
- the obgE gene encoding GTPase ObgE encodes MFVDIVKIYIKAGNGGNGAVSFHREKYVNAGGPDGGDGGKGSDIVFVADDNLSTLIDFRYKKKYIAPNGENGGARRCTGKSAEPTVIRVPRGTLVKDSDTGRILADISDNEPVVVAKGGRGGKGNMNFATPTRQIPRFAKPGYPGEEFNVTLELKLLADVGLVGFPNVGKSTFISVVSAAKPKIANYHFTTITPVLGVVTVGEKSFVMADIPGLIEGASEGIGLGHSFLRHVERCRLIVHVVDVSGIEGRDPEDDFEKINYELKNFSEEISERPQIVVMNKCDLASEEQIAKFRKYIEDKGLPCFECSAATTKGTAQVIEYIAGELDKLPPPIRFEAQPLTARELDEQELKKKEFTITKQDGIYIVDAPFMVPVLSMVNMEDYESLQYFQRVLRFSGIIDKLEEMGVQEDDTVSIYDFEFRYLR; translated from the coding sequence ATGTTTGTTGATATTGTAAAGATTTATATAAAAGCCGGCAACGGCGGCAACGGCGCCGTATCGTTTCACAGAGAAAAATATGTGAATGCGGGCGGTCCGGACGGCGGCGACGGAGGTAAAGGCTCGGATATAGTTTTTGTAGCCGATGATAACCTGTCAACGCTTATCGACTTCAGATACAAGAAAAAATATATTGCGCCAAACGGCGAAAACGGCGGTGCAAGACGCTGTACAGGTAAAAGTGCAGAACCTACCGTTATCCGTGTACCGAGAGGTACGCTTGTCAAGGACAGCGACACAGGAAGAATACTTGCGGATATTTCCGACAATGAGCCTGTTGTAGTTGCAAAGGGCGGCAGAGGCGGCAAGGGCAATATGAACTTTGCTACTCCCACACGTCAGATACCCAGATTTGCAAAGCCCGGTTATCCCGGCGAAGAATTCAACGTAACGCTTGAATTAAAGCTGCTTGCGGATGTGGGACTTGTCGGTTTTCCGAATGTCGGCAAATCGACATTCATAAGCGTTGTGAGCGCCGCAAAGCCGAAGATTGCAAACTACCACTTTACTACTATAACACCCGTACTTGGCGTTGTTACAGTCGGAGAAAAGTCATTCGTAATGGCTGATATTCCCGGACTTATCGAAGGTGCAAGCGAGGGAATCGGTCTTGGACATTCGTTCTTAAGGCACGTTGAAAGATGCAGACTTATAGTTCACGTTGTAGACGTTTCGGGCATTGAGGGCAGAGATCCCGAAGATGACTTCGAGAAGATAAACTACGAGCTTAAGAATTTCTCGGAAGAGATTTCCGAGCGGCCTCAGATAGTAGTTATGAACAAGTGCGACCTTGCAAGCGAGGAGCAGATAGCAAAATTCAGAAAGTACATTGAGGACAAGGGGCTTCCCTGCTTTGAGTGCAGTGCGGCAACCACAAAGGGTACTGCACAGGTTATCGAGTATATCGCAGGCGAGCTTGACAAACTGCCGCCGCCGATAAGATTCGAGGCGCAACCGCTGACAGCAAGAGAGCTTGACGAGCAGGAACTCAAAAAGAAAGAGTTTACCATTACAAAGCAGGACGGCATATATATTGTCGATGCACCGTTTATGGTTCCTGTGCTTTCGATGGTGAATATGGAGGACTACGAAAGCCTTCAGTATTTCCAGAGAGTTCTGCGTTTCAGCGGAATTATTGATAAACTTGAGGAAATGGGCGTGCAGGAAGACGATACCGTTTCTATCTACGACTTTGAATTCAGGTATCTGAGATGA
- a CDS encoding AraC family transcriptional regulator produces MNEIIIANNSLPQLCGCGLFAASESFIHTDRVPDFCVLIYVIDGCIYVTEGDTDYEVNAGELLILKNGVHHFGKKKIQKGTKWIFVHFRISADCNASPFYPDASPLGAYDATAESILTLPKFLDSVSARFEKELKTFIEYAQSDDAYKKWFINQRLFLLLSSLAVNTQGFSNNLTLSDRICRYLSDNIGVPFSSENIEKRFYLSYKYMSHLFKKEKGVTMQQYHNSVRMDEACRLLCSTLMSIGEIADKLGFSDVLYFSRCFRNYTGKSPSAYRKDSARYF; encoded by the coding sequence ATGAACGAGATAATTATTGCTAATAATTCTCTGCCACAGCTGTGCGGATGCGGTCTGTTTGCCGCCTCAGAGAGTTTTATTCACACTGACAGAGTGCCGGATTTTTGCGTACTTATATATGTAATTGACGGGTGTATCTACGTTACCGAAGGTGATACGGACTATGAGGTAAACGCCGGCGAACTGCTGATACTCAAAAACGGCGTACACCACTTCGGCAAGAAAAAAATACAGAAGGGTACAAAGTGGATATTTGTGCATTTCAGAATAAGCGCAGATTGTAACGCTTCGCCGTTTTATCCGGACGCTTCTCCGCTCGGCGCTTATGACGCTACAGCCGAAAGCATTCTTACCCTGCCGAAATTTCTTGACAGTGTTTCCGCCCGCTTTGAAAAGGAACTGAAAACATTTATCGAATATGCTCAATCGGACGATGCGTACAAGAAATGGTTTATCAATCAGCGGTTGTTTCTGCTGTTATCCTCGCTTGCCGTAAACACACAGGGATTTTCAAACAATCTTACGCTGAGCGACAGGATATGCCGTTATCTGTCGGACAATATCGGCGTGCCTTTCAGCTCTGAAAATATCGAAAAGCGGTTCTATCTGAGTTATAAGTATATGTCGCATCTGTTTAAGAAAGAAAAGGGTGTGACGATGCAGCAGTATCATAACTCGGTGAGAATGGACGAGGCTTGCAGACTGCTCTGCTCCACGCTAATGAGCATAGGTGAAATAGCGGATAAGCTGGGATTTTCGGACGTGCTTTATTTCAGCAGATGCTTCCGCAACTACACCGGCAAAAGTCCGAGTGCTTACAGAAAAGACAGCGCAAGATATTTCTGA